Within the Marinobacter sp. SS13-12 genome, the region CCCAACGTGGAAAACGCCCACAAGCTGATGGACTTCCTGATGCGCCCGGAAATCATCGCGGACGTGACCAATTACGTGTGGTACGCCAACCCGAACAAGCCGGCGAACGAGTTTGTTGATCCGGAGATCCTCAATGACACCAGCATCTACCCCACCGATGAGGTGATGAAGAAGCTGTACATCATGGAAGGTCGGCCTCAGAACATCCAACGCCTGATGACCCGCACCTGGACCAACGTGAAGTCTGGTCGTTAAGGGGTGGAAAACGATAACAACATCTCCGCGCAAGCGGAGGTGTTACTCAAAATTCAGGGCATTTCCAAAAGCTTTGATGGCACCCTGGCCGTGGACAACGTAAGCCTGGACATCCAGAAGGGAGAGATTTTCGCGCTGCTGGGTGGTTCCGGCTCCGGCAAGTCCACGTTGCTACGCATGCTGGCAGGTTTTGAGGCGCCCAACACCGGTCGCGTGGTGCTGGATGGCCAGGACATTACCGACCTTCCGCCGTACCTGCGCCCAACCAACATGATGTTCCAGTCTTACGCGCTGTTCCCCCACATGACGGTCGAGCAGAACATCGCCATGGGGCTGAAACAGGACAAACTGCCAAGGAGCGAGATTCGCGACCGGGTAGAGGCCATGTTGAAACTGGTCAAGATGGAGGCCTTTGCCAAGCGCAAACCGCAGCAGTTATCCGGCGGCCAGCAGCAGCGCGTGGCCCTGGCCCGTTCACTGGCCAAGCGCCCGAAACTGCTGTTACTGGACGAACCCATGGGCGCGCTGGACAAGAAACTGCGCACGGAAATGCAGCTGGAGCTGGTGGAAATCCTTGAACAGGTAGGCGCCACCTGCCTGATGGTTACCCACGATCAGGAAGAGGCCATGACCATGGCCAGCCGCATCGCCATCATGGCCCAGGGACGCATTGCCCAGGTGGGTTCGCCCATCGATATCTACGAAAGCCGGATGACGGCCGAGTTCATCGGCTCCGTTAATATCTTTGAGGCCAGCATCCGCGACGACGAAGCCCATAGCATCACGCTCATCAGTGAGGCGCTGGATGTCCCGGTATTCATCGACCGGGGTGTGACCACGCCTGCGGAATCCACCGACACGCTGATTGCCCTTCGTCCGGAAAAAATCTACCTCACGACCGACAAACCGGACGGCGATAACAACTGGAGCCGCGGCACCGTGGACAACATCGCGTACCTGGGAGACATCACTTCCTATTACGTGAAACTGGACAGCGGCAAGCGCGTTCAGGCCACCATGGCTAACGTGGAACGCCGGGGTGAGCGGCCAGCATGGGGCGATACGGTGTTTGTGTCCTGGGAAGCTTCCAGTCCAATGCTGTTGTGGAACTGATGCCATGGCCAACAAGCTGATGCCCAACCCTTTGATGGAGCGGCTACGTGCCGTTCTGTTTCATCGCCGGGTAGTGTTTGGCATTCCCTTTGTGTGGTTGCTGCTGTTCTTCCTGCTGCCATTCGCGCTGGTGCTGAAGATCAGCTTTTCCTCGGCGGTGATGGCCATCCCGCCTTACGAGCCGGTGTTCACCTTCGTGGACAACACCTTTTCGGTGGTGGTGAATTTCAGCAACTACCTGTTCCTGTTGTCCGACAGCCTGTACATCGCCGCCTACTGGGGCTCGGTCAAGATCGCCTTCATATCCACACTGGCTTGCCTGTTGATCGGCTATCCGATGGCCTATGCGATGGCCCGCGCCTCGGCCCGAATGCAGCTGGTCTTGCTGTTAATGGTGATGTTGCCGTCGTGGACCTCGTTCCTGATCCGGGTGTACGCGTGGATGGGTATACTCGGCAACCAGGGCCTGCTGAACAACCTGCTGACGGGGCTGGGGGTCATCGACAGCCCCCTGAAAATGCTGAATACCAACTTTGCGGTGGTCCTGGGCATTGCCTACGCCTATCTGCCGTTCATGGTGCTGCCGATATACACCAATCTGGTGAAGCTCGATGTGCGATTGCTTGAGGCCGCGTCGGACCTTGGCTGCCGCAGCCTGACCACCTTCTGGGCCATCACCCTGCCACTATCAAAAGCCGGCATTATCGCGGGCTCCATGTTGGTGTTCATTCCGGCGGTGGGTGAGTTCGTGATCCCGGAGCTGCTGGGTGGGCCGGATACATTGATGATCGGCAAAGTGCTGTGGGAGGAATTCTTCAATAACCGTGACTGGCCGGTGGCGTCGTCGCTCGCCATTGTGATGCTGGCGCTGCTGTTGATACCCATCATCCTGTTCCATCGCTTCCAGGCCAGGGAGATGGAAAAGCATGGTTAACGCCCGCTCCGTCAGTTTTTCCAAAGTCATGCTGATATTAGGGCTGCTGTTCCTGTACCTGCCGATGGTCGTGCTGATTGTCTACTCGTTCAATGCCTCCAGACTGGTGTCGGTGTGGGCGGGCTTTTCCACGCACTGGTATGGCGAACTGTTCCGCGACCAGCAGATTCTTTCGGCGGTGTGGATGAGCCTGAAGATTGCTTTCTACTCCGCCAGCATGGCGGTGTGCCTGGGCACCCTGTGTGCGTTCGTGATGACCCGCTTCAAGCGCATTCGCGGGCGCACCCTGTTGTCCAGCATGATCAGTGCACCGCTGGTAATGCCAGAGGTTATTACTGGACTGTCGCTGTTGCTACTGTTCGTACAGATGGCGCAAACCATCGGCTGGCCGGCAGACCGGGGCATGGCGACGATATGGATTGCCCACACCACCTTCTGCAGTGCCTATGTGGCTGTCGTGGTCAGTGCCCGCCTGCGTGAAGTGGACCGTTCCATTGAGGAAGCGGCCATGGATCTGGGCTGCACGCCCCTGAAGACATTCTTTGTGATCACCCTGCCGGTGATTGCCCCGGCGCTGGTGTCGGGCTGGCTGCTGGCGTTCACGCTGTCGCTGGATGACCTCGTAATTGCCAGTTTTGTGTCAGGGCCTGGGGCCACCACCCTGCCCATGGTGGTGTTCTCATCGGTGCGGATGGGGGTGTCGCCCAAGATCAACGCATTGGCCGCACTGATCATCCTGGCGGTGTCGTTGATCGCCTTTATTGCATGGTATCTGATGCTGCGGGCGGACCATAAACGACGACGGGAAGCCTGACCCCTTCTTCGGTTAACGGCACAGGAGCCCGGCCCAAACCGGCTCCTGCACCCGCAAATTCACGAGGCATTCGCTGGATTACGGGCTGTAATGCACCAGGAACTGGAAGGCATGACAATCTGCCCGGACTTATCCTGGTAGGGCGTCAGCGCCTCTCGCAGAGCGTCTTCAATTTCCGGGCGTTGTCGCTCCGCCAGTTCCCCGGCCTCGCGGAAAACCTCCCCTGCGGGCCCGATGGCCAGTTGGAAGTTAATGGCGTCCTGCAGCGAATCCCCCACAGTCACCGGTCCGTCAACCTGTTCGAAATTCACGTCCCGGAACCCGGCAATTTCAAGCTGCTGTGACACCACCTCGGTGTTGGCCATGGAGAATGGCCCCGGGCCACAGGAGCGGGCTCCCTCTCCGGGTTCCGGCAGGAAACGCAGGACCACCTCTTTCGCCATACCCAGCCAGGGGTTGTACTCGCTACTGCGCCATACAATGAACATCAACTCACCTCCCGACCTCAACGCCCGGCGGATGTTCTTCATAGCCCGTACCGGATTTTCGAAGAACATCATGCCAAACCGTGAAAAGCACAGGTCGAAATCCGGATCAAAGGGGTAACGCTCGACGTCTTCGGTAATAAACCGGATATTGTCCAGGCCGGCCTTGCGGGCATCCGCCCGGCCCCTGGTTAAAAACTGGTCCACGCAGTCCACGCCAAGCACATAGCCCTCGGGGCCGGTTTTGCGCGCCAACTGGATGGTGGTATCTCCCCAGCCACACCCTACATCCAGAATGCGGCTACCGGGCGTTATGGTCAGCCGTTCCAGTGGCACCCGGCTGTGGTAGCTGAGACCTTCCATCAGGATGTGGCGGAAGCGGTCAAACTTGTCCGCCAGGGTGTCGTTCCAGAACTGCACGTATTCGGTGGGTTCGGTCAGTTTGGTTGCAAGCTCGTTCATGGTGCCCTCCCATGTGGTGTGTGGTGGCGCAAGGACGCATGAACCGGCAGTCTTGTTCCCGGATTTTTGCAGCCGTTTGCAAAGATTCGGTAGCCAGCGGCTTCGTTTCTGGCCCCGGTGGAACTACACTGCCAATGTTGGCGCTCTCGCCTGTCCAGAAAAATGCGGAATAACACAACAGGAGCTGACTATTGAATATCGCCAAGGCCTCCATGCAATTTGATGCGGCCCTCGCGGATTTTGCCCGCGCCCGGCGCGTTTCTTCACAGGCGTCCAGCCTCAACCTGCTGGAGCGGGCACGACTGCTGATGACAATGCCGGACGGCTTTGATGTGCTGTACCGTCGGGTTGGTGCGTTGGAATCAGCAGGCATTTTCGGCACCAGCGACTGGTCTACACCGGCCATCCTCCAGCCCGCCCTGGCGAAGCATTCATTGCGCGAAGCAGGCGCTGTAACCACGGTTGTGGAGGCGATCAGCGAAATCCGCTTGCTGGCGGTGGTTCGTGGCGACTACTTTCACCGCGGCATTTCCTCGGAGCAGGCCCGGCACTTCCTCACCCAGGTCATGGCCCTGAACCTGGATCTGCTTTCCGGCACGCTCACCGAAGCTGACCGTGAGCGGCCGAAGGAGCTCGGCACCGTCGTACAGGGCCTTTACCAGTACCTGATTTCCCACCTT harbors:
- the potA gene encoding polyamine ABC transporter ATP-binding protein; the protein is MENDNNISAQAEVLLKIQGISKSFDGTLAVDNVSLDIQKGEIFALLGGSGSGKSTLLRMLAGFEAPNTGRVVLDGQDITDLPPYLRPTNMMFQSYALFPHMTVEQNIAMGLKQDKLPRSEIRDRVEAMLKLVKMEAFAKRKPQQLSGGQQQRVALARSLAKRPKLLLLDEPMGALDKKLRTEMQLELVEILEQVGATCLMVTHDQEEAMTMASRIAIMAQGRIAQVGSPIDIYESRMTAEFIGSVNIFEASIRDDEAHSITLISEALDVPVFIDRGVTTPAESTDTLIALRPEKIYLTTDKPDGDNNWSRGTVDNIAYLGDITSYYVKLDSGKRVQATMANVERRGERPAWGDTVFVSWEASSPMLLWN
- a CDS encoding ABC transporter permease subunit — encoded protein: MERLRAVLFHRRVVFGIPFVWLLLFFLLPFALVLKISFSSAVMAIPPYEPVFTFVDNTFSVVVNFSNYLFLLSDSLYIAAYWGSVKIAFISTLACLLIGYPMAYAMARASARMQLVLLLMVMLPSWTSFLIRVYAWMGILGNQGLLNNLLTGLGVIDSPLKMLNTNFAVVLGIAYAYLPFMVLPIYTNLVKLDVRLLEAASDLGCRSLTTFWAITLPLSKAGIIAGSMLVFIPAVGEFVIPELLGGPDTLMIGKVLWEEFFNNRDWPVASSLAIVMLALLLIPIILFHRFQAREMEKHG
- a CDS encoding ABC transporter permease subunit — encoded protein: MVNARSVSFSKVMLILGLLFLYLPMVVLIVYSFNASRLVSVWAGFSTHWYGELFRDQQILSAVWMSLKIAFYSASMAVCLGTLCAFVMTRFKRIRGRTLLSSMISAPLVMPEVITGLSLLLLFVQMAQTIGWPADRGMATIWIAHTTFCSAYVAVVVSARLREVDRSIEEAAMDLGCTPLKTFFVITLPVIAPALVSGWLLAFTLSLDDLVIASFVSGPGATTLPMVVFSSVRMGVSPKINALAALIILAVSLIAFIAWYLMLRADHKRRREA
- a CDS encoding class I SAM-dependent methyltransferase, whose translation is MNELATKLTEPTEYVQFWNDTLADKFDRFRHILMEGLSYHSRVPLERLTITPGSRILDVGCGWGDTTIQLARKTGPEGYVLGVDCVDQFLTRGRADARKAGLDNIRFITEDVERYPFDPDFDLCFSRFGMMFFENPVRAMKNIRRALRSGGELMFIVWRSSEYNPWLGMAKEVVLRFLPEPGEGARSCGPGPFSMANTEVVSQQLEIAGFRDVNFEQVDGPVTVGDSLQDAINFQLAIGPAGEVFREAGELAERQRPEIEDALREALTPYQDKSGQIVMPSSSWCITARNPANAS